In Alteromonas sp. RKMC-009, the genomic stretch GTGCCGTCGATCAAACCGATTTGAATGCTTATTTGCAGGAAAAGCTGGCTGATGTAGCCGGTAAAGACGATGAGCAGACACCTCAGGATGTGGTACTTTACGGCTTTGGCCGTATCGGCCGCTTACTTGCCCGTCTGTTGATAGAAAGACAGGGTAAGGCGAACAAGTTGCGCCTGCGTGCAATTGTTGTGCGCGGCGGCAAAGACGGCGACCTGGAAAAGCGCGCAAGCTTACTTCGTCGTGATTCGGTACATGGTCCGTTCAATGGCAGTATCACAATTGATCACGAGCGCCAGGCCATTAAAGCTAATGGTTCTTTTATTCAAATCATCTACGCAAACAGCCCGGATGAAGTGGACTACACCAAATACGGTATCGATAATGCTATCGTCGTTGACAATACCGGTATGTGGCGTGACCGCGATGGCCTGGGTCTGCACCTTAAAGCCAAAGGTGCTGCGAAGGCATTACTGACTGCCCCGGGTAAAGGTGACATCAAAAACATCGTTCACGGCGTTAATCATGAAGACATTCTGCCTGAAGACACAATCCTGTCAGCCGCCAGTTGTACAACGAATGCAATTACCCCTGTACTGAAAGCGCTGGATGAAGAGTATGGTATTGATTCCGGTCACGTAGAAACCGTACACAGTTTTACCAACGACCAGAACCTCATTGATAACTATCACAAAGCTGACCGTCGTGGCCGCAGTGCACCGCTTAATATGGTTATCACTGAAACCGGCGCTGCGAAAGCAGTAGCAAAAGCCTATCCTAAACTGGCCGGGAAGCTGACTGGTAACGCGATTCGTGTGCCTACACCAAACGTGTCTATGGCTATTCTGAACCTTAACCTGAAAACTTCCACCGATAAGCTGG encodes the following:
- a CDS encoding glyceraldehyde-3-phosphate dehydrogenase, with the translated sequence MNQQFEQELQSSWQERQEYAEMMMPLIGKLYRNHSVEVSVYGRSLLGASVIDIVKAHRKVRLHEGIKLRLRESFPVLEALTAMPLAPAQIDIGKLAFDFHYGSAVDQTDLNAYLQEKLADVAGKDDEQTPQDVVLYGFGRIGRLLARLLIERQGKANKLRLRAIVVRGGKDGDLEKRASLLRRDSVHGPFNGSITIDHERQAIKANGSFIQIIYANSPDEVDYTKYGIDNAIVVDNTGMWRDRDGLGLHLKAKGAAKALLTAPGKGDIKNIVHGVNHEDILPEDTILSAASCTTNAITPVLKALDEEYGIDSGHVETVHSFTNDQNLIDNYHKADRRGRSAPLNMVITETGAAKAVAKAYPKLAGKLTGNAIRVPTPNVSMAILNLNLKTSTDKLAVNEFLRDTALFSSLQHQIDYTASKEIVSTDLVGSRAASVVDSQATIVADNRLTLYVWYDNEFGYSCQVMRVVRDMAGITFPTLPA